One window of Lawsonibacter asaccharolyticus genomic DNA carries:
- a CDS encoding cytosine-specific methyltransferase, whose product MNLTMGSLFDGIGGFPLAAERYGVKTLWASEIEPFPMKVTEWRFPSMAHKGDITKLNGRLLLPVDIICGGSPCQDLSVAGARAGLSGARSGLFMEQVRIVKEMRTAERERGRTGADIRPRWMCWENVPGAFSSGSPKGEDFRIVLEEIIRIHDIDAEVPQSYPYSWPDAGDAVIENGFSLAWRCLDAQFWGVAQRRKRIFLVADFAGPLAPLLLFDVLDGRLDYAALRQRRPDDAVPSGGG is encoded by the coding sequence ATGAACCTGACCATGGGAAGCCTCTTCGACGGCATCGGCGGCTTTCCCCTCGCGGCGGAGCGGTATGGGGTCAAAACACTCTGGGCCAGCGAGATCGAGCCGTTCCCCATGAAAGTCACGGAATGGCGCTTTCCGAGCATGGCCCATAAGGGCGACATCACAAAGTTGAACGGCAGGCTGCTGCTCCCGGTAGACATCATCTGCGGGGGCAGCCCTTGTCAGGACCTGAGCGTGGCCGGAGCGCGCGCCGGACTGTCCGGCGCCCGTTCCGGCCTTTTTATGGAACAGGTCCGTATCGTAAAGGAAATGCGGACGGCAGAGAGAGAACGTGGCCGGACCGGCGCCGATATCCGTCCTCGCTGGATGTGCTGGGAGAATGTTCCAGGCGCGTTCAGCAGCGGATCGCCTAAAGGTGAGGATTTCCGTATCGTGCTGGAGGAGATCATTCGGATCCATGACATCGACGCGGAGGTCCCGCAGTCCTATCCCTATTCGTGGCCGGACGCGGGAGACGCTGTGATAGAAAACGGCTTCTCTCTGGCGTGGCGCTGCCTGGACGCGCAGTTTTGGGGCGTCGCTCAGCGGAGAAAGCGCATTTTCCTGGTGGCGGACTTTGCCGGCCCACTCGCACCCCTGCTCCTGTTTGATGTCTTAGATGGGAGGCTTGACTATGCAGCACTGCGACAGCGACGGCCAGATGATGCTGTTCCCTCTGGAGGAGGCTGA